One window of Phalacrocorax carbo chromosome 1, bPhaCar2.1, whole genome shotgun sequence genomic DNA carries:
- the MTERF2 gene encoding transcription termination factor 2, mitochondrial, producing the protein MLRGVAHSAKDVFTFLLARSQSCNPGLNFSSAWTEVANGSFPKHSTYTTDTTSREENKNTVENLYKLSVDVKKIRRLKEWVLLQDVAYVKEIAGILQEMGADATAVANILERCPEAILQPPAEINSQRALWQLVCQNEKLLIKLIQQFPESFFTTEYHENQKANILFFQELGLKNNIITRFLTSAPTIFYNPVEKNRNVIETLQRNYLSLGGSDANMKIWILKLLSQNPFILLNTSTTIQENLEFLQKNEFTDHEVLQLLSKLKGFIFQLTSTTMQKSMLFSKSVFKCSDQELKHLVLKCPALLYYSVPVLEERLEGLLKEGISVAQIRETPMVLELTTQIVQYRIKKLSALGYDIKSGTLESLSGTKKDFEVNYGKIQSKKERPIFNPVAPINIED; encoded by the coding sequence ATGTTGAGGGGAGTTGCTCACAGTGCAAAAGATGTATTTACTTTTCTGTTGGCAAGATCTCAGTCCTGTAACCCAGGATTGAATTTTTCATCAGCGTGGACTGAAGTAGCAAACGGAAGCTTCCCAAAACATTCCACTTACACAACTGATACAACatcaagagaggaaaataaaaataccgTTGAGAATCTCTACAAACTGTCAGTTGACGTTAAGAAAATACGCAGACTGAAGGAATGGGTCCTTCTCCAGGATGTGGCCTATGTTAAAGAAATTGCAGGCATCTTACAGGAAATGGGAGCAGATGCGACCGCTGTAGCCAACATTTTAGAACGCTGCCCAGAGGCAATTCTGCAGCCCCCTGCAGAGATAAACTCTCAAAGGGCTCTATGGCAATTAGTTTGCCAGAATGAAAAACTGTTAATTAAATTAATACAGCAATTTCCAGAGTCTTTTTTTACTACTGAATATCATGAGAACCAGAAGGCAAATATACTATTTTTTCAAGAGTTAGGACTGAAGAATAATATAATCACCAGGTTCTTGACAAGCGCACCCACTATTTTCTATAATCctgttgagaaaaacagaaacgTGATAGAAACattacagagaaattatttaagtTTAGGAGGTTCTGATGCAAACATGAAGATCTGGATACTGAAGCTATTGAGCcaaaatccatttattttattaaacacCTCCACCACAATCCAGGAGAACTTGGAATTTCTGCAGAAGAATGAGTTCACTGACCATGAAGTTCTACAGCTGCTGTCCAAACTTAAAGGTTTCATTTTTCAACTTACTTCTACGACTATGCAGAAGAGCAtgcttttttccaaaagtgTCTTTAAGTGCAGCGATcaagaactaaaacatctcGTGCTGAAATGCCCAGCCCTTCTCTACTATTCTGTTCCTGTTTTGGAAGAAAGGCTTGAAGGACTACTGAAGGAAGGAATTTCTGTAGCGCAGATTAGAGAGACACCGATGGTGCTGGAGTTGACAACGCAAATTGTTCAGTACCGAATTAAAAAACTCTCTGCTTTGGGATATGATATCAAGAGTGGAACTCTAGAAAGCTTGAGTGGTACTAAGAAAGATTTTGAAGTCAATTATGGTAAGATACAATCAAAGAAGGAGAGACCAATTTTTAATCCTGTTGCTCCTATAAACATTGAAGATTGA